TTCGGAACCGGCGGCCCCGGCATGCTGTCCGGGAGTGCCCTCAAACGCAGCGAGAATAAAACCCCGGCGGTGTTCGACGATTCCCAGGGCATATTCCAGGCAATTCATGATCTGCTCCCTCGGGTCGCGAAAACGGTCGAGGTGCTCATGCAGAAAGTCGGCGATCTGATCGGGACTGACCGAGGCCTCCCTGTAGTTTTCCGGGGTAATGGTTTCGATGGTAAAATTTTTACTCATAATGGTATAACGTTATTTATTATCAGGTATCGCATAGGAAAGCCCCACAAAAACCAGCAGAGATACTCCCAGTCCAAAGATAATGGGATCCAGGCCAAACGGCATGGTTATATGCCAGGGCATGGCAAAAGGCAGGCTGTCGTCGGAAAGCAGAGTAAGCGCCAGCGTGAGCGTCCCGCCCGTGATCATGGACCACCAGGCCGCTGCACTGCTGCTCCGCTTCCAGTACAACCCGCCGACGATCGGAACCAGCAGCGCCGAGACCATGAACGCGTAGGAATAGAGCATGATCTGCAGCACGGTATCGAAGACTGCTGCCAGCATGAACGCCAGGAGGCCGAGTACCAGGGTCACAATTTGGGACAATCGGATGGCGGAAAGGCGTCCGGTGTCAATTTTGAACCACTTTTCAAGAATATCGGTGGTGACATTTCCAGACGCGGCCACCAGACAGCTGTCGGCAGTGGACATGATGGCCGAGAAATAGGCGGACATCATCAGGCCCATGAGTCCGACCGGCAGAACCGTCCGCAGCAACATCGGCAGGCCTTCTTCATGATGCATCTCCGAGGCCATTTCGTAGCCCATGTAGGCGAACATCCCCTGGTCAGCGGCCACCCGGGCAAACAGGCCGAGCAGCACGCCCATGAACGCCATCACCGGCCATTCCAGAAGTCCGGCCAGATACCACGCCTTTTTTGCCTCTTTCTCTGTTCGTGTGGCATAGATGCGTTGGTAGAGGGTCATCCCCACAAACCATATCGGCAGGATGGTGATGCCCCAGTTGACCAGCTGCTGCCAGCTGATATTCCTCAGTGAAAGCATTTCCGGGGGAACTGTCTCGCGGATCGCCTCGATGCCCCCCACAGCGAAATAGCCGATGGGAATGCCGATAAAAATGAGTCCGCCTAACAACAAAATCCATTGGAAGGTATCGGTGTAGATGACGGCCTTGATCCCGCCCATCACGGTGTAGACGATAATAATGAATGCCATGAGATAAAGCGCGGCATCCAGGCTCATACCGTCAAATGAGGCGGAGGCCAGCCGTGCGCCGGCCAGCATCTGTGAGCTGCTGAAGCCGACATACCCGATGGCCGAGATGATCCCCGCCAGAAAAGCTACCCTGGCGTTAAAGAAGTGGTTGAACACCTCGGGCATGGTGAAAAAGCCCTGCTCTGTGGAGAGGTTCTTGACTTTGGGTATGAGGAAAACCGCGGCAAGCCAGGCACCGAGAAACCCGGTGAACAGCATCCATGAACCGGCGATTCCCATCAGAAAACCGAGACCGCCCAGGCCGATGGAAAATCCGCCCCCGACATCGGTGGCGACCACGGAGAGCCCGACATGCCCGTATCCCATTTTCCTGCCGCCAATATAGTACTCCTCGGCGCCCTTATTTCTGAAATAGAAATAGGTTCCGATCCCAAGAATTACGAGGAAATAGAGAACAAATACGGTCAGATCAACAGGATTCATCTGTCGGAGGGTATTTCAGTCCGGCAAGAACAGGCGTTGAAACGTATGGTGAGTGCGTGCGGAATTACAGGACACGATTTTTGGTTACAAAGTGACGCAACAGCCTCCAAAGATTGCCATTATTACAGGCAATAGCAAACTGACATCCTGTACGATAATGTGTATCTTGTATATTGCGAGGCGAAAAAACAGGCCGTAATCAATGCAATCCGGCCTGTCCCGGCACCCACGCCTCCAACGGTAACCATCCACCCGGCAACACGATTCTCATGAAGATAAAACTGCACCGTATCGACGACGCTTTTCATCTGAAGGCCTCCAATGAACTTGGTAACAGCATAGAAATGGACGGCGCTCCAAAAATCGGCGGGTCCGACAAGGCGGCCCGACCCATGGAGGTGCTGCTGATGAGCCTGGCCGGCTGCAGCTCCATGGATGTGCTGGATATCCTGAAAAAACAGCGCCAGCACGTCGAAGAGTACCGGGTGGAAGTCGATGCGAAGCGCGATCAGGAGAACATCCCCGCCCTTTTCACCGACGTGCATGTCCATTTCCATGTGAAGGGCGACCTGAGTGAGAAGAAAGTGGAGCGGGCCGTGCGGATGTCGATGGAAACCTACTGCTCGGTAACCAAAATACTCGAGAAAACGGCCCGGATCACGTGGGAAGCGACGGTGGAACAGGGGTGATATTCGGATATATCCCGGCTATTTTTATTATATTGGTCGATTCAACTATTTGATTTTCATCTCTTAAATTATTGGATGTTTTGCCGGCAACTCACTACGCACGTTTCCAAGTCCTTGTTATTGCCTGTCTGATCTGCTGTTCGTTACCCGCATTCTCGCTTGCACAGGAAGTGCAGCTGCGCGGGATCATTACGGATGCTGATGACGGCCAGCCCGTTGAAGGGGCTCATATCCTCCTGACCGATGAGGACGGCACGTTTTCCAGAGGGGCGGCAACGGACAGGAACGGCCTCTATCGCCTCGCCCGGATTCCGGAAGGCACCTATCGCATCAGAATCAGCTATATCGGTTACCACACATTCGAAGAGACGATTGAGATCCCCGCCGACGAAGCTTCCCTGCTGTTCAATGCCAGAATCCAGGCAGACCGCACCATGCTGGATGAATTGACAATCACCGTCCCGAATCAGGCGGCGCGGCTGTCTGGCGGACACCAGCGGGTGGCTCCCGTTGATCTCCAGAGGGTGGTCACACCTGCTGCCGGCGGCGATATTGCCAGCTATCTGCAGGTGCTGCCCGGAGTGGTCGCTGCCGGCGACCGGGGCGGCCAGCTTTTCGTGCGGGGCGGCACCTCCTCCGAAAACCTGGTCCTGGTTGACGGTATGACCATTTACCAGCCGTTTCATATCGTAGGATACTTCTCCGCCTTCCCCCAGGAGCTGTTGGCCAACGCCGACTTTTATGCCGGCGGGTTTGAAACCCGATACTCCGGCCGTATCTCCTCGGTACTGGATGTCCGCATGAGGGACGGGAATTTCCAGAAAGCGACGGGTTCCGGTTCCATAAGCCCGTTTCTTGCCGAGATATTTGCCGAAGGACCTGTCAGCGAAGGGCGGTCGTCCTGGATCGGCAGCTTCCGGAGGTCTCATATCGAACACACCGACGAATTGTTCATGAGCGAAGAACAGCCCGTCCATTTTGAAAGCCAGTTTTTGAAATACACGCACCTGAGTGACGCCGGCACCCGGTGTTCCGGCATGGCCATGCACACCTACGATCGCGGCAGGATGGATCAGGCATCCGGCGACAGTTTCTGGTGGAGGAATCTGGTAACCGGAGTCGGCTGCACCCACATCACCACCGACCCCGATATCTACCTCGACTTCAACACCGGCATCTCCCACCTTTCAAACGGCATGGGCGGCACTCCGGCATCGGACCTCACCTCGTCCATCACGAAAATCAATACGGATCTCAACATCAATCAGCATGTCGGGTCGGTACGCCTTACCTACGGGCTGAACACCCATATGAAATGGCTTCGTTACGACATCTCCGAGATGTTTCATATCCCGGACGACGACCTGGAAATCTTCCTGGGTCTCGGCGGACATGTCGAAGCTTCCATTCCTCTGGGCGATTTCAATTTACGGCCCGGTGTTGCGGCCAACTTCTATACCGGCGGCTACTCGCCTAGCCTGGAGCCGAGATTCCGGCTGGCCTGGCAGCCGTTCGGCAGCGAGCGTCAGGAACTCAACGCCTCGGTGGGTTACTACCGGCAGCTGGTTACCGGAGTCACCGACCTCAGGGATGTGGGTTCCGCATTTCTCGCCTGGATGCCCGTTCCGGAGGATCGACAGATGAGTTCGATTCACTACCTCATCGGCTGGCAGCAGCGGTTTGCGAACGGTCTGCAGTTTTCCGCAGAGGCCTATCACAAAAACATGTCCAATATCCCGGTAACGGTTTGGAGTACAACGGCTACCTTTACCACCGACCTGGAATACGCGGACGGCAACGTCTACGGTGCCGATGTGCGGCTGGAATACGGCAACCAATGGTTCTACGGCTTCGTCGGATACGGGTACTCCTGGACAAAATACCGCTCCGGGCAGGACCATTTTATGGAGTGGTTCGGAACCCCGGTGCAATCGTACCACCCGGCTCATGACCGGCGGCACCAGCTTAACACCTCCCTGTCCACCGATATCGCCGATTACACCTTCACTGTGGGATGGCAGATGGGCACGGGGCTTCCGTTTACACGGCATATGGGTTTCGATTCCATGCTTCCGTTCGACCAGGGCCTGCCCAATGTGATAGGACAGTACGGAACCCCCAGAGCGATACTGGACAAGCCGTTTCAGGGGCGTACGCCGGTATTCCATCGCCTGGATGTCTCTGTCAACCGGTCCTTTGTTATTGGTTCCGCTACAACGGACATACAGGTCGGCGCCATCAACACTTACGGTCAGAACAACCTGTTCTACTATGACCTGTTCACCCAGCGAAGGATTGACCAGCTTCCGTTTGCCCCCTATGCATCCATGAGAATCAAGTTTTAGACCATGAGATTTGTCCGCAGATACCATCCCTTAGTCGCACTGCTTCTGTTGATGCCGTCGGCCGCCATACTTTCCGGCTGCGACAACACCCTGGATCCGTACACCGAAAACGACCTGTTCTATTTTTCCTTTTACGGCTACCTGGATACCGCGGATGACGTACACTGGATCCGGGTCGTTGACCTTCAGGAGGAATCCGGGCATCGCGGCGACCCGCAGATATCGGTGACTCTCGAGCATCTGGAATCTGGAGAGCGTTTCGAGATGCAGGATTCGCTGTTTCATTTCGGGGGAGGCCGTACGGCCCGCAACTTCCGGGCGGAAGCCGAGATCCTGCCGGAATCAACCTATCGCCTTACCGCCATCAGGGAGGATGGGGCACAGAGCAATGCCATCATTGAAACTCCGTCCGGCTTCAGGGATCCCGAGTTGCTGCAACCCCGTTTTATGCAGGATTTCGATGAGCTCACCATTTTCGATGTGGAACATCTGGCCGATGTCCAGATCCGCTTTAACACCATCCACAAGGAGTCGGGAAACGTGCGGCCTTACACCATTTCGCTCATGGATATTGTATCACCTGCAGGCGGTAACCAGCACAGCGCCTTGATCAGCCGTGACTTGATACCTCTTGCCATCCGTGGCCTGGAAGACATTCTCGTAACTGATTGCAGAATCCATATATCCAAAGGCGGAGACGGATGGGTGGATTTCGATTCCATAGATCCCCGCATCATCGCACTTCCGAGGGGTATCTCCAATGTGGAACAGGGAACGGGCTATGTCGTGGGAGTTAAAAGCAGAACCATCGAATACGAACACGCCTCTTGTGACGATCAGGAGGACTGATCGCATAGTCGCGTGATGGAACCCGCCGGTCACCACATACATGGACGGCGGCACACATGGTTGCTTCCAACCGATTAATCCTGACCGATCTGCCGACCCGTAACAGTCGATTTCCGATGGCCGCCAGGCGGGATGGTTCACAGCAGACTCACGCTCCATTCGTTTCCACATTGCATATGGCCGATAGTTTTCAGAGATTTAGGCCTGCACGGACTACTGTAGAAATGTTTCCCAATGCCAGCCGATGAAAAAGAAACCTGAAACCGATGCCATCCGTTTACAGGCGGAGCGCTCCGGTCACCGCGAGCATTCCGTACCTCTCTATCTGACCTCCAGTTTTGTCTTTGACTCGGCCGAGCAGGGACGGGCGCTGTTTGCCAGCGAAGAAGAAGGCAATGTGTACAGCCGCTACAGCAATCCGAATACCGATGAATTTATTGAAAAAATGTGCCGACTTGAGGGCACCGACGACGGAATTGCCACCGCTTCGGGCATGGCTGCGGTCTTTACCAGCCTGATGGGACTGCTCAAAAGCGAAGATCACCTCCTTGTGGCCCGGTCGATATTCGGCTCCACCCACCAGATCCTCACACAGCTTCTGCCGCGCTGGAATATCGGGCACACTTATGTCGATATCGGCAAACCGGAAACGTGGGAGGATGAAATTCGTCCGGAAACGCGGATGTTTTTCATGGAGACCCCCTCCAATCCCGGCCTGGACCTTATCGATCTGGAATTTGCCGGCAATCTGTGCCGCAAACACGGCCTGCTGTTTAACGTGGACAACTGCTTCGCCACACCCCTGCTGCAGCAGCCCGGCAGGTATGGGGCCGATCTGATCGTCCATTCGGCGACCAAGTTCATTGACGGGCAGGGCCGAACGCTCGGCGGCCTGGTGGCCGGTCGCGGAGATCTCATCGACGAGCTTCGATTCTTTGCGAGGCATGCCGGACCCGCGATGTCACCGTTCAACGCATGGGTCCTTTCCAAAAGTCTGGAGACCCTGTCGGTGCGATTGGAGCGCCATTGCAGCAACGCCCTCCGTCTGGCGGAATTCCTGGAAGGCAACAAAGCGGTTGATTGGGTCAAATACCCTTTCCTTGCCTCCCACCCCCAGTATGACCTGGCCCGGAGACAGATGAAACTGGGCGGCGGGGTGCTGGTCTTCAATATCGCCGGAGGTTTGCCGGCGGCGCAGCGGTTCATCGACCGGCTGGAGATGCTGTCCCTTTCCGCGAATCTCGGAGATACCCGCTCGATTGTCACGCATCCGGCATCTACGACCCACTCCAAACTGACCGAAGAAGAGCGGCTTTCGGTGGGTATCACGCCGGGGCTGGTACGCATTTCGGCCGGCCTCGAGCACATCGACGACATTATTGCCGATGTGAAGCAGGCATTGGGATAAACGATGTGCGGGATTTCTTTTCGATAAAAAGAATGCAGGTTGTTTAACGGCAAACGCATAACCGGCGTGGCTGATCAGTTAAAAAGTTAGGGCAGGAGCCTCTCACACGCCCGGTTGATGCGCATGTTAGGTAGCCGGAAGATGAATCTTATTTGCAAAAATATGTCATAATAGACATATTGCTGTATGTCAGAAAATGATAAACCTATAGTATGGCTTCAAGTTGAAGTTAAAACCCCGCCATTCTCGCAACAAGCGCGAATTAAAGCCGGTTTTCTACTCAGAAAATTGCAAAGAGGAGAATTAATTGAACTGCCGCTATCCCGACCGGTGCCAGGTATCGGGCAAAACTGCCATGAACTAAGGATAACTGATAAAGATAAAACCTGGCGCATCGTTTATTACCTTGAGATCGACTCAGTAGTGATTCTGGATGTATTCGCAAAAAAAACACAGAAAACGCCATCAGATGTACTTGAAAGGTGCAAAAGGAGATTGGCCTTATACAAGCAATGAGAAATGAACATGGAACAGAATAAGCGAAAAAAACTGACGAGTAAAGGATTTCGGATTGGCTCAGCAGCTGAATTTCTGCAATTAAGCCCGGAAGAGGAAGCCTATATTGAAATTCGCCTGGAATTGAGCGCTCTGGCTAAAACACAACGTAAAAAACGCGGATGGACCCAAGAGCAACTTGCCAGAGCCACGGGATCAAGCCAATCCCGTATAGCAAAACTGGAAGCAGGAGATCCGGGAACATCACTGGATTTGATGATCAAAGTGCTTTTACGACTTGGTGTATCAAAACAGGAAATTGGCGATCTACTTTCCGGGAAACTGAAATCAGACTTGGAACCTGCCTGAAAGGCTACCTAACTACTTATTAACTGTTATTCTCTTTCAATTCCTCCCAGTTACGATTAAAAGACAAACCGGACGGCTCGCTGAGATGGTCGGAATGATCTTTTTATTCCTAATTACCGAAATGAAGGGCAATTTTAAAAAAACGCTACAGAAATAGAAAACCGGGAGTTTTTGATCCAGGATTCGTTCACCGGCAGGAAGAAACTGAGACCATGAGCGTTCATCTTGGTATGCACTTGATGCAATAGAAGGAAGGGAAGTGACACTTTTGTTTGCACCAATATTTGCACCTAAAAAAGCAAAGGCTTGCAACCCAATGGATTACAAGCCTTTTAGTGGCGGGGGCAGGATTTGAACCTGCGACCTTCGGGTTATGAGCCCGACGAGCTACCAGCTGCTCCACCCCGCAATGTTTAGAATTATAAGGTACCGTTTTTTACTATCCCTGTCAAGCATAAACATACGCTTTCTTTCGGGCACCGTTTTCCGGGATCCTTCGGCTTATGCTGACCGGCATTCTGCACCGCTTCCTATATTCCACAAGCCGAATTGCCGGGAACCCCGGAACCATCGGCCTGTACCGAAGGCCAACCAACCACCGGCATGGCCGGATGAACGCGTGTTCCGGCTTTTCGCAACCGGGACGGACGCCTCGCTCACAATGCCGGTTTTGGCGGGGCAATGGTTTGGTCTTCAAAATGCAAATTGGTAATTTGCGATACTGTAGAAATGTTTATTTATCACAAAAAGAGAAGCTTCATGACTCACAAACCCGGCATAACCCCCGATAAAGTTAAGGAAATACTGAACCGGCATATCCTCGCCGACGGCATGGACATGGTCCTGGATCTTGAAAAAAGTAAAGGACCCTATCTGCACGACGCCGCCGGAAACCGCTCCTACCTGGATTTCTTTACCTTTTTCGCCTCCAATCCCGTCGGGATGAATCATCCCAAAATAGTGGATAATGAAGCTTTTCGTGAGAAAATCGGAAGGATCGCTCTTCACAACCCCTCCAATTCCGATATCTATACCCGTGAATATGCCGAATTCATCGACACCTTTTCGCGGATCGGCATCCCCAAAGAGATGCCCCACGCCTTTTTTGTGGCCGGCGGCGGATTGGCCGTCGAGAATGCGCTTAAAACCGCGTTTGACTGGAAAGTGCGGAAAAACTTCGAAAAGGGATACCGCCACGAGAAAGGACATATGGTCCTCCATTTCGATGAGGCCTTTCACGGGCGTACCGGCTATACCATGTCGCTGACCAACTCCCAGCCTATCAAGGTCGCCTATTTCCCGAAGTTCAACTGGCCGCGCCTGGTCAATCCCAAAATGGTCTTCCCCATGGATGAAGCCCATACGGCGCAGGTCATCGAACAGGAGCAACGGGCACTGAATCAGGCGGAACGGTACTTCGAGCAACATAAAGACGACATCGCCGCCATCATCATTGAACCGATCCAGGGCGAGGGCGGTGACAATCACTTCCGCCCCGAGTTTCACAAAGCGCTGCGCGACCTGGCCGACCGGCACGAAGCGCTGCTGATCCATGATGAGGTGCAGACCGGTGTGGGCCTGACCGGCAAGTTCTGGGCTCATGAGCATTACGTGCAGCCCGACATCCTCGCCTTCGGCAAAAAAGCCCAGGTATGCGGTATACTCGCGGGCAAGCGGGTGGATGAGGTGAGCGATAATGTCTTTAACGTCTCCTCCCGGTTGAACTCCACCTGGGGCGGCAACCTGGTCGATATGATCCGCTTCACCCGGTACCTGGAAATCATTAAAGAGGACAACCTGGTCGATAATTCCGCAAAAACCGGTGCCTACCTGCTCGAGAAGCTCGGCTCGCTGGCGTCAGAATTTGAATTCGCCAATAATGTTCGGGGACGAGGACTCATGTGCGCGTTTGATCTCATCGATGACGCAACCCGAAGTACGTTTCTGAAGGCTACCTACGAACACGGCCTGGTTATTTTGCCCAGCGGTGAAAAAACCGTCCGCTTCCGGCCACCACTCACCATCCAGCCCGAACAGATTGACGAAGGTATGGAGATCATCCGGAAGTCACTTGCCCAGACCTGGGAACGGTCACCTGCCCTGCGCAGCCATTTCGTGACTTCCTGAAACAGAACCGGCGCCGCGCAAGCAACTGACAGGGCATACTGCAGGGTACCCGAATCCGGAGACATCCCCCGATAACACTATGCCTGAATGGCACGTGTCCCGGATACCGCCTCCGGCAATACTCCTTCGTAAATTGCTGTCATATCCGCTACCGGAATGTCCGCAAACTCCTCGATCACCAGGCGGTCTCCGCCAACGGTTCCGAGATGATAGGCTGGAATATCGGCCTCCTGAAACCGGTTTACCACACTTTCCAGATTCGCGGGCGATACGGTTATGAGGACCCCCGACTGCGCTTCACTGAAAAGCTGTTCGGTGGCGCTTTGTCCAGGAAGGCTCAATGACAGTTTTGCTCCCTTCCCTGAAAAGATCGCTTTTTCCATGAGCGCAACTGCCAGTCCGCCATCGGAAATATCATGAGCCGAGACTACCAGTCCGGCCCGGATCGCTTCCAACAGCGCCTGCTGCAACTGAAGTTCGAATTCAAGGTCCAGGTCAGGCGCGTCTCCTGCTGTAATTCCATGAACATGCGACAGGTACTCGCTGCCGTCGATACCGCTGCGGGTCGCACCGATATAGAGCACTTCATCACCCTCCGACTGAAATCCGGCCGGAGTCGTATGATTGTCGCAATCCTCTATGAGGCCCAGCATTCCGATCACCGGTGTCGGGAAAATCGCCCCGACGGGGTTTTCGTTATAAAAACTCACATTGCCGCCTGTAACCGGTGTGTCAAACAGCTTGCAGGCATCTCCCATGCCGCCCACCGCTTCCTTGAACGTCCAGTAGACTTCGGGTTTGTAGGGGTTTCCGAAGTTCAGGCAGTTGGTAATCGCCATCGGTTTGCCACCGGCACAAACAATGTTGCGGGCCGCCTCGGCCACAGCGATTTGTCCCCCCTTGCGGGGATTCAGATAAACGTAGCGCCCGTTGCAATCGGTAGCGACCGCCAGTGCCTTCTTCGTTCCCTTGATACGTACCACTCCGGCATCCGAGGGACCCGGTCCGGTAACCGTGTTGGTCCGCACCATATGGTCGTACTGCTCATAGACCCAGCGTTTGGATGCGATATTCGGGGATCCGAGCAGCTTCAGCATGGTATCCTGCAAATCGTCAACATCCACATAATCGGACAGGTCGGTGGTGCCGGTGCTTTCCAGATAGGCCGGTTTCTCGGTTTCCCTGTGGTACACAGGGGCACCGCCGCCCAGAACCAGGCTGTGCGCGGGAATATCGGCCTTGACCTGGCCGTCGCGCTTGTACACCACACGGCCCGAATCGGTTACTGTGCCGATTTCAACACAGTTCAGGTCCCATTTGTCGAATACGGCCTTTACCTCGTTCTCACGCCCTTTTTCAGCGACGATCAGCATTCGCTCCTGGCTCTCGGAGAGCAGAATTTCGTAGGCGCTCATATCGGCTTCACGTAGCGGCACCTTGTCGAGATCGATATCCATGCCGGTTTCCGACTTGGCGCTCATCTCGGAACTGGAACAGCTGATGCCGGCGGCACCCATATCCTGGATTCCCACAACCGCACCGGTTTTCAGCGCTTCGAGCGATGCTTCCAGCAGCAGTTTCTCGGTGAACGGGTCGCCTACCTGCACACTTGGCCGCTTGGCTTCGCTGGCTTCACTGATCTCTTCGGATGCAAATGTCGCCCCGTGAATACCGTCGCGCCCGGTCGAGGCACCGACAATCA
The sequence above is drawn from the Balneolales bacterium ANBcel1 genome and encodes:
- a CDS encoding sodium:solute symporter family protein, whose translation is MNPVDLTVFVLYFLVILGIGTYFYFRNKGAEEYYIGGRKMGYGHVGLSVVATDVGGGFSIGLGGLGFLMGIAGSWMLFTGFLGAWLAAVFLIPKVKNLSTEQGFFTMPEVFNHFFNARVAFLAGIISAIGYVGFSSSQMLAGARLASASFDGMSLDAALYLMAFIIIVYTVMGGIKAVIYTDTFQWILLLGGLIFIGIPIGYFAVGGIEAIRETVPPEMLSLRNISWQQLVNWGITILPIWFVGMTLYQRIYATRTEKEAKKAWYLAGLLEWPVMAFMGVLLGLFARVAADQGMFAYMGYEMASEMHHEEGLPMLLRTVLPVGLMGLMMSAYFSAIMSTADSCLVAASGNVTTDILEKWFKIDTGRLSAIRLSQIVTLVLGLLAFMLAAVFDTVLQIMLYSYAFMVSALLVPIVGGLYWKRSSSAAAWWSMITGGTLTLALTLLSDDSLPFAMPWHITMPFGLDPIIFGLGVSLLVFVGLSYAIPDNK
- a CDS encoding type II toxin-antitoxin system RelE/ParE family toxin, yielding MSENDKPIVWLQVEVKTPPFSQQARIKAGFLLRKLQRGELIELPLSRPVPGIGQNCHELRITDKDKTWRIVYYLEIDSVVILDVFAKKTQKTPSDVLERCKRRLALYKQ
- a CDS encoding TonB-dependent receptor, coding for MPATHYARFQVLVIACLICCSLPAFSLAQEVQLRGIITDADDGQPVEGAHILLTDEDGTFSRGAATDRNGLYRLARIPEGTYRIRISYIGYHTFEETIEIPADEASLLFNARIQADRTMLDELTITVPNQAARLSGGHQRVAPVDLQRVVTPAAGGDIASYLQVLPGVVAAGDRGGQLFVRGGTSSENLVLVDGMTIYQPFHIVGYFSAFPQELLANADFYAGGFETRYSGRISSVLDVRMRDGNFQKATGSGSISPFLAEIFAEGPVSEGRSSWIGSFRRSHIEHTDELFMSEEQPVHFESQFLKYTHLSDAGTRCSGMAMHTYDRGRMDQASGDSFWWRNLVTGVGCTHITTDPDIYLDFNTGISHLSNGMGGTPASDLTSSITKINTDLNINQHVGSVRLTYGLNTHMKWLRYDISEMFHIPDDDLEIFLGLGGHVEASIPLGDFNLRPGVAANFYTGGYSPSLEPRFRLAWQPFGSERQELNASVGYYRQLVTGVTDLRDVGSAFLAWMPVPEDRQMSSIHYLIGWQQRFANGLQFSAEAYHKNMSNIPVTVWSTTATFTTDLEYADGNVYGADVRLEYGNQWFYGFVGYGYSWTKYRSGQDHFMEWFGTPVQSYHPAHDRRHQLNTSLSTDIADYTFTVGWQMGTGLPFTRHMGFDSMLPFDQGLPNVIGQYGTPRAILDKPFQGRTPVFHRLDVSVNRSFVIGSATTDIQVGAINTYGQNNLFYYDLFTQRRIDQLPFAPYASMRIKF
- the lat gene encoding L-lysine 6-transaminase, which translates into the protein MTHKPGITPDKVKEILNRHILADGMDMVLDLEKSKGPYLHDAAGNRSYLDFFTFFASNPVGMNHPKIVDNEAFREKIGRIALHNPSNSDIYTREYAEFIDTFSRIGIPKEMPHAFFVAGGGLAVENALKTAFDWKVRKNFEKGYRHEKGHMVLHFDEAFHGRTGYTMSLTNSQPIKVAYFPKFNWPRLVNPKMVFPMDEAHTAQVIEQEQRALNQAERYFEQHKDDIAAIIIEPIQGEGGDNHFRPEFHKALRDLADRHEALLIHDEVQTGVGLTGKFWAHEHYVQPDILAFGKKAQVCGILAGKRVDEVSDNVFNVSSRLNSTWGGNLVDMIRFTRYLEIIKEDNLVDNSAKTGAYLLEKLGSLASEFEFANNVRGRGLMCAFDLIDDATRSTFLKATYEHGLVILPSGEKTVRFRPPLTIQPEQIDEGMEIIRKSLAQTWERSPALRSHFVTS
- a CDS encoding helix-turn-helix transcriptional regulator, whose translation is MEQNKRKKLTSKGFRIGSAAEFLQLSPEEEAYIEIRLELSALAKTQRKKRGWTQEQLARATGSSQSRIAKLEAGDPGTSLDLMIKVLLRLGVSKQEIGDLLSGKLKSDLEPA
- a CDS encoding PLP-dependent transferase gives rise to the protein MKKKPETDAIRLQAERSGHREHSVPLYLTSSFVFDSAEQGRALFASEEEGNVYSRYSNPNTDEFIEKMCRLEGTDDGIATASGMAAVFTSLMGLLKSEDHLLVARSIFGSTHQILTQLLPRWNIGHTYVDIGKPETWEDEIRPETRMFFMETPSNPGLDLIDLEFAGNLCRKHGLLFNVDNCFATPLLQQPGRYGADLIVHSATKFIDGQGRTLGGLVAGRGDLIDELRFFARHAGPAMSPFNAWVLSKSLETLSVRLERHCSNALRLAEFLEGNKAVDWVKYPFLASHPQYDLARRQMKLGGGVLVFNIAGGLPAAQRFIDRLEMLSLSANLGDTRSIVTHPASTTHSKLTEEERLSVGITPGLVRISAGLEHIDDIIADVKQALG
- a CDS encoding OsmC family protein codes for the protein MKIKLHRIDDAFHLKASNELGNSIEMDGAPKIGGSDKAARPMEVLLMSLAGCSSMDVLDILKKQRQHVEEYRVEVDAKRDQENIPALFTDVHVHFHVKGDLSEKKVERAVRMSMETYCSVTKILEKTARITWEATVEQG
- the purL gene encoding phosphoribosylformylglycinamidine synthase subunit PurL, whose translation is MADLRYSEPEVTLELAREHGLTDEEFDMIREYLGRTPTFTELGVYSVMWSEHCSYKNSIAVLKTLPTTGTNLLVGAGEENAGLVNIGDGLACAFKIESHNHPSAVEPYQGAATGVGGIHRDIFTMGARPIAALNSLRFGSMSEPRVRYLLDGVVRGIADYGNSFGVPTVAGEIYFDKSYEGNPLVNAMSVGTVKVGETASAVADGPGNPVLIVGASTGRDGIHGATFASEEISEASEAKRPSVQVGDPFTEKLLLEASLEALKTGAVVGIQDMGAAGISCSSSEMSAKSETGMDIDLDKVPLREADMSAYEILLSESQERMLIVAEKGRENEVKAVFDKWDLNCVEIGTVTDSGRVVYKRDGQVKADIPAHSLVLGGGAPVYHRETEKPAYLESTGTTDLSDYVDVDDLQDTMLKLLGSPNIASKRWVYEQYDHMVRTNTVTGPGPSDAGVVRIKGTKKALAVATDCNGRYVYLNPRKGGQIAVAEAARNIVCAGGKPMAITNCLNFGNPYKPEVYWTFKEAVGGMGDACKLFDTPVTGGNVSFYNENPVGAIFPTPVIGMLGLIEDCDNHTTPAGFQSEGDEVLYIGATRSGIDGSEYLSHVHGITAGDAPDLDLEFELQLQQALLEAIRAGLVVSAHDISDGGLAVALMEKAIFSGKGAKLSLSLPGQSATEQLFSEAQSGVLITVSPANLESVVNRFQEADIPAYHLGTVGGDRLVIEEFADIPVADMTAIYEGVLPEAVSGTRAIQA